A window of Petrotoga sp. 9PW.55.5.1 genomic DNA:
GGGGTAGTTGCTTTTGAATTGGATTTTCAATTTGCCAAAAGCAAATTAAAGAATGACTACCCTGTCTGCAGCACAAAACGCTGCATCCACCCCTTCGAGGAAGGGGAATTTTACTTTTCAACCAAAACCTTCACTATTATGGTATAATTTAAATAGATGACTTCAATCCTACAAACAAAGGAGAAAAACAATGCCGAACAAAGACTCAATATTCAAGGAACTCTTCGAAGACAAAGAAATATTTTATGACTTTCTAAAAGCCTTTCTACCAAAAGAAATAACAGATGAAATAAAAGTAGAAGATTTAAAAAGAGAACAAACAGAACTAATAACGAAAGATTACTCAACCAAAAGGACTGACNTATTATACAAAATAGAAAGNNAAAACAATCAAGAGATATACATCTACCTATTGTTAGAACACCAAAGCCGAGTAGACCAACTAATGGCATTTAGAATGCTCTCATACAAGGTAAGGATATGGGAG
This region includes:
- a CDS encoding Rpn family recombination-promoting nuclease/putative transposase, giving the protein MPNKDSIFKELFEDKEIFYDFLKAFLPKEITDEIKVEDLKREQTELITKDYSTKRTD